The genomic interval CTGCGGGTTCTAACCCCGTTGCAGTGCGTCGAGGGATTGAAAAAACAGTAAATTATTTAGTAGACGAAATTGCCAACGTTGCCAAGCCGGTTGAAGGAGACGCGATCGCGCAAGTGGCAACGGTTTCTGCGGGCAATGACGAAGAAATCGGTGAAATGATTGCTAACGCCATGGAGAAAGTCACTAAAGATGGCGTGATCACCGTCGAAGAATCAAAATCTCTTGCCACTGAACTCGATGTGGTAGAAGGGATGGAAATTGATCGCGGTTATCTTTCTCCCTATTTCATCACCGACCAAGAACGGCAAATTGTCGAGTTTGAAAATCCTCGCATTTTAATCACGGACAAGAAAATCAGCGCGATTCAAGATTTAGTGCCGATCTTGGAACAAGTCTCTCGGGAAGGACAGCCCCTACTCATCATTGCAGAAGACATTGAAGGGGAAGCCTTAGCCACTCTCGTGGTGAACAAAGCCCGGGGCGTGCTCAATGTTTCCGCCATTAAAGCCCCCGGTTTCGGCGATCGCCGCAAGCAGATGTTACAAGACATTGCTGTTCTCACCGGTGGACAACTCGTTTCCGAAGATGTGGGCTTAACCATCGACTCCGTTTCCGTTGATATGCTGGGAACTGCGCGCCGAGTAACCATTGACAAAGACAGCACCGTGATTGTTTCCAACGGTGAAAATAAAGGCGATGTCGATAAGCGCGTCAACCAAATTCGCAAGCAACTCGCTGAAACCGATTCTGAGTACGATAAAGAAAAACTGCAAGAACGTATTGCCAAACTCGCTGGCGGGGTTGCGGTGATTAAAGTCGGTGCGGCGACTGAAACCGAACTCAAAGAACGGAAACTCCGCATTGAAGATGCGCTCAATGCAACGCAAGCGGCTGTTGAAGAAGGGATTGTTCCCGGTGGCGGTACGACGCTGATTCACCTCGCGGCAAAAGTTGCCGAATTTAAAAATACACTCACCCATCCCGAAGAGAAAATTGGTGCCGCGTTAGTCGCGAAAGCCCTAGAAGCGCCCTTGTCTCAAATGGCAGATAATGCTGGTGCAGAAGGCTCTGTCGTCGTGGAAAATGTTCGGGATACTGAATTTAACGTCGGTTACAATGCCCTCACCGGTGAATATGAGGACATGATTGCCGCGGGTATTATTGATCCCGCAAAAGTGGTTCGCTCTGCCCTGCAAAATGCCGGTTCTATTGCGGGGATGATTATCACCACAGAAGCCTTAGTGGTTGAAGAACCCCAAGAAGAAGAAGCCGGTGCTGATCCATCCGCTGCTATGGGCGGCATGGGCGGCATGGGCGGTATGGGAGGCATGGGAGGCATGGGAATGATGTAATTCCCTCTCCTGTCTTCTCTCGCCCCAACAGACAGTCTGTCGTTCAGGCAGGCTGTTTTTATTGTTGGTCATCACTCATTAGTTCTCTTAAATTGGTTGAGGAGGAGTGTGTTCTGTCCCCTCCTCGGAAAAATTAGTAGCCGAGCGGATAGTGGGGGTAATACCCTTTGGAGTCAACTTGCACTTGCTGATTATTCAGCTCAGTGTTGGAAAAAGCACTGGAGCCGTTAACGGCAGCATTGCTGGTGTTGGACTCTTGGATGGAAAGTTGACCTTCTGCGAAAGTAACTTTTCAAAGTGACAATAAAAGCAGAAGGGCGAGCTGGAGATACACGACGATGAGACGGACCGATCTAAACTACCTTGTTATCGCGCTGCTTGTGGGGGGCAGCCTCTACCTGTTGCTCAGTGGGCTAATGATGGACGCGATGGGCTTGCACCGCTTTGCCTTTCACGCTCAGGTGGGCTATGCTTGGGTAGCCCTGGCCGTGGTGCATTTGCTTTTCAGTTGGGGACGGCTATTAGCTTACTGGAGACATCGGTTGAGGCCTCACCCCCATCGAGACCGGTCAGGACAACTCCCAGAACCGCAAGAACAGGTGCCAGAACCGAGACGGCGTCGTTGGTTAGTCTCGATTCTGTCCGGAGCCGGAGGCTTCATTCTCGGACGACTATTCCCGGGTCAGCGCGCAGTGGATCTGACGGAGTCGGTCACTGATGTGGGGCAATTTTACCATCAGTGGAGCCGAATCGGAGCGGGTAAGGCACTGGGAATGCTTCTCACTCCTGGCGGACAGCCAGAGCCGTATAAGACTTACCCCCAGGCAGAACAGATTGATCTACCTCGCCCCTACGGTGAGCAGGGGTTGAGCCTGGAGTTGGCGATTGAAACTCGACGCTCCAGGCGCGATTACACCGACGCTGCCCTATCCCTGTCGCACCTGTCGCACTTACTGCACTTAGGGCAGGGCCTCACGAGTCCCGACCGGGAATTGCGGGCTGTCCCCTCAGCCGGCGCTCTTTATCCTCTGGAAGTGTATGCGGTGGTGCATCGTGTGGAGGGATTGCCGGCGGGGATTTACCATTACGCGGTCAGGAACCACAAACTAGAAAGGCTGCGAGCTGGAGACTTTCGGGCAGCAATCGTAACTGCCGGACTGGGGCAAGACTTCTTGGCACAGGCAAGTGTCTGCTTTGTCATTTCTGCCATTTGGCAGCGGACCCGCTGGAAGTACCGCGAGCGCACCTACCGCTACGTGCTGATGGAAGCGGGACACCTAGGGCAGAACCTCTACTTGGCGGCT from Cyanobacteria bacterium GSL.Bin1 carries:
- a CDS encoding SagB/ThcOx family dehydrogenase, which codes for MGGSLYLLLSGLMMDAMGLHRFAFHAQVGYAWVALAVVHLLFSWGRLLAYWRHRLRPHPHRDRSGQLPEPQEQVPEPRRRRWLVSILSGAGGFILGRLFPGQRAVDLTESVTDVGQFYHQWSRIGAGKALGMLLTPGGQPEPYKTYPQAEQIDLPRPYGEQGLSLELAIETRRSRRDYTDAALSLSHLSHLLHLGQGLTSPDRELRAVPSAGALYPLEVYAVVHRVEGLPAGIYHYAVRNHKLERLRAGDFRAAIVTAGLGQDFLAQASVCFVISAIWQRTRWKYRERTYRYVLMEAGHLGQNLYLAATSLGLGAVAVGAFFDEALNHLLELDGIEEAALYLVSVGQIATESQKFGGR
- the groL gene encoding chaperonin GroEL; translation: MPKIVSFNEKARRSLERGVDALANAIRITLGPKGRNVLLEKQYGAPQIVNDGITAAKEIELEDPLENTGARLIQEVASKTNDVAGDGTTTATVLAQAMIKEGLKNVAAGSNPVAVRRGIEKTVNYLVDEIANVAKPVEGDAIAQVATVSAGNDEEIGEMIANAMEKVTKDGVITVEESKSLATELDVVEGMEIDRGYLSPYFITDQERQIVEFENPRILITDKKISAIQDLVPILEQVSREGQPLLIIAEDIEGEALATLVVNKARGVLNVSAIKAPGFGDRRKQMLQDIAVLTGGQLVSEDVGLTIDSVSVDMLGTARRVTIDKDSTVIVSNGENKGDVDKRVNQIRKQLAETDSEYDKEKLQERIAKLAGGVAVIKVGAATETELKERKLRIEDALNATQAAVEEGIVPGGGTTLIHLAAKVAEFKNTLTHPEEKIGAALVAKALEAPLSQMADNAGAEGSVVVENVRDTEFNVGYNALTGEYEDMIAAGIIDPAKVVRSALQNAGSIAGMIITTEALVVEEPQEEEAGADPSAAMGGMGGMGGMGGMGGMGMM